Proteins from one Cicer arietinum cultivar CDC Frontier isolate Library 1 chromosome 3, Cicar.CDCFrontier_v2.0, whole genome shotgun sequence genomic window:
- the LOC113785840 gene encoding small ribosomal subunit protein uS19m-like, translating into MRPTALLGVLNKQFLGIASDAANAVAKKLTPSASVMSRKPAFIDAFLYKMKKNPELLKNKTIWSRRSTILPEFVDSQVKIYNGKTTIRCKITEGKVGHKFGEFALTRKRKSRDQPNAKVKQLKKKK; encoded by the coding sequence ATGAGGCCTACAGCCTTGCTTGGTGTTCTGAACAAGCAGTTTCTTGGAATCGCCAGTGACGCTGCGAATGCTGTTGCTAAGAAGCTGACACCGTCTGCTTCTGTCATGTCACGAAAACCGGCATTTATAGACGCATTCCTGTACAAGATGAAAAAGAACCCTGAACTTTTGAAGAACAAGACCATTTGGTCACGGAGATCCACCATCTTGCCAGAATTTGTTGATTCCCAGGTCAAGATTTACAATGGGAAAACCACTATTCGTTGTAAGATCACCGAGGGAAAAGTGGGTCATAAGTTTGGAGAGTTTGCACTCACTAGGAAACGCAAAAGTAGAGACCAACCTAATGCCAAAGTTAAACAACTCAAGAAAAAgaagtga